GTCCAAATTGACCAAAACCAGTATGGCACTACTGCTAGCTGGAGCGCTGAGCGCTCACCCTGCTATCGCGATCCCTGCACCGGCAGGCATCGGTAACGAGCTCGAAATGGAATTCAATGTATATGATGTCGTCTATAGCAACATCGTCAAGCTGACGTGGGAGGACGGCGAGCAAGCTATGAAGCAATTCCAGACCCGTCGCGGCTCTGCTCAACAGGTGAACTATAAGGTGACGGCCGGAACCGATTTTGAAGACTATACAGAGCTTGTATCTGAGAAGGTGGATGTGCTGCTGAAGGTATCGGGCATGGACCCGAACAACATTCAGTCTGTAACAACAGACGGCAATGCAGTGCAGCCCGTACAGATTGACGGGGATACCTACTACTTGCTGAAGGATGGCGTGAATATCGAGCGCAGCATGACGGCCATTAACGGCAACATGTCGATCGCCTTCAACTCCGTTACCTCCGGCAATCCGTACAGCTTGAAGATTGTAACGGTGAAGGATGAGGTGCAAGCGCAAGAAGGGCCTGTGCTCCATTACATTGATAATGACTTTAACAGCAACAACGAATTTTACGTCACCTTCGGGTCTCAATCCTCGTTGAGTGATTGGTTCTCCAATCTCACCTCGGTGACTGTTAGCAAGGACAACGGAGTTACCTATAGTCCGGTTGACCTGAGCAATTTGACCTTGAATTCGGACGACAGCATTACGATTACAGGAGACGCAGCGCAATTCCAGCAAGGTTACTGGATGCTCTATTACAAGTTCAAGTCCACAGGGTTTGGTGAGAGCACCTTCTATTGGGGCGCACCTTAAGCAACTAATTCATACATGAAGCGGTGAGAATAGATTGAATACACGACGACTTTCTATCAAACAGTTCCTCGTCGCAGCCGCCCTGCTCATCTTAACGACAGGACTGGCCGGCTCCACCATTGCCGTGAAGGCGGACCCGACGCTTCAGCACGTATCGAACGAGCTGAAGATGGAGTTCACGGTGCTTGAGCCTGTGCCTGATCCGGTGCCTGTTCCGGTCGACACAGGTTCCAGCGAGCCGACGACGGAGCAGATTACGGTCGTTGTCGATAGCGGCGACTCACGTGGAGGCACAGTCTCGACAGCGACGATCGAGCGAACGACGAAGACTAACGGCTCCAAGCAGGACAAGGTGACCTTCACGCCGGATAAGGCACAAGAGACGCTGGACCGCGCTGTAGTCAGCGGGCAGAAGACGTCCCGAATCGTCATTCCAGATACGAAGGACGAGGTCGCCGAGGTGAATGTCAGCATCCCACGGGACACACTGTCCAAGCTGTCTGGGGGCAGCATGAGCCTTGAGATCTACACAGACAATGCACGTATCGTACTCCCAAGCAATTCACTGAACGGACTCGATAAGGACGTGTTCTTCCGGGTCGTGCCGATCAAGGATCAGCCGCAGCGCTTGCAGGTCGAACAGCGAGCGAAACAGGAGCAAGTCGTGCGTGATGCGCTCGGTGACGGTACCGTACAGGTCGTCGGACGACCGGCTACGATCGAGACGAACATCTCGAGCCGCCCTGTAGACATTGTACTTCCGCTGCGCGACGTTACGTTGCCGACCGATGCACAGGAGCGCCAGTCGTTCCTTGCTGACCTCGTCATCTTCATCGAGCATAGCGACGGCGACCGCGTTCTAGTGAAGCCAGAGCCGATCGCGTTCAAGGATGAGCAGCTAGGCTTGAAGTTCACGGTGACGAAGTTCAGTACATTCACGATTCTCAATATGGAGAATTGGGAGGAGTACTTCAACGCCCAGCAAGGCGCACGAGAAGGCAAGCACCAGCCTTATATGCTCGGTTATCCGGATCAGACGTTCCGTCCAGACCGAGGCATTAGCCGGGCAGAGATGGCAGCTATCCTGAATCGTCTCGGAGCAAGAAGCGCTGCAGGCGCGTCGAATGTTGAGCTCGTACCAGCAGCTTACACGGATCTGGAGCCTCAGCACTGGGCCCATACAGCCATTGACGAGACGACGAAGAACGGTCTCATGAGCGGATATCCGGACGGCTCCTTCGCACCGGAGAAGCCGGTTACACGAGCAGAGCTTGCGGCTGTCGTATCGCGCTGGAAGGGCTACAGCACGGAGGGCGACGTATCGTCCAAGCTTACTGACCTTGCAGGTCATTGGGCGCTCCGTCACATTGCACAAGCGGAACAGGACGGTCTCGTGCAAGGGTTCCCGGACGGCACGTTCCAGCCGGATAAGCCGCTGAGCCGTGCGGAAGCGGTCACGACGTTGAACCGTCTGCTGAAGCGCGGACCGCTCACAGGCTATACGCTCATCCCTTGGAGTGATGTGAGCAGAGGACATTGGGCAGCTGACGATATTATGGAAGCGTCTGTCCCGCACAGCTTCACGAAGGATGCTTCAGGCAAGGAGAAGATGGTTGAGCCGCAATAAGCTTAGCTGCAGATGATCTCATATAGAATCAGGCACAAGCCGCTTTGGGAGCAGCTTGTGCCTGATTTTTTTTCAACACTGGTAGGACTGCCTCTTGATCACTTAAGCTGCGTGCTTGACTAAGACTGAACCCGCCTGTTCAGCAAATAAATCGAACCGAGCACATATAGCACGCTAAGTGCCGCATTCACCGCTAACGGGAGCGCCACATAGACCGTCGTAACGTTGTCCACTGTTAGAAACAGCGTACTACCTGGCAGCCCGACCACGCTCTGAATCACTCCTCCCCGATCCGCCAGCATGAAGCTGAGCATGGTCGGCGCATTCAGCAGCAATACGAAAGTGGCAAAGGTGACGAAGCCAGACGCTCGTCTGACCGCCTTCCCGAGCAGGAAGCTGAAGGACCCGAGCAGCACGATGGTGACAAGAGCGAACAGATTGGTGAAGATGGCACCTCTGGGCGCAAGAGACAGCACATCTGATATCGTTGGTACCCCGAAGGCGGTGCGAGCCTCGAGCATGAACAGCAGCACGAATACGCCTAGCAGCACCGTACCGGTCATCAGCGCGACCAGCACCTTGGACAAGTAGACCCAGCCACGATGAATCGGAAGCGTAAGCAGCAGCAGGTGTTGTCCGCCCTTCCACTCCGAGGCCCAGATCGTCATGGATATGACGAGCGTGCTGACAAGTGCAGAGCCGCCCGTCATCGCGTTGACGACCGTGAACCAGACCTCATACTCGCTGAAGGACAATCTATCGATGAGCAGCAGGAAGACCGCATGCACGATTGCATATATAGACAATGTGTAGAGCAGCTGAGTCCGTACATTGCGAAAATCCGTTCGAAGCAAGCGAATGAAAGCACTATACGTATTCATCGGCATACAGCTCCTTCATCATCTCGACGAGCGACTGCTTGCGCGAGAGCTTCAATTGCTCCAGCGAGCCCTCCAGCACGATACGGCCATTGCGCAGGAACAGCACCTCGTCTAGTATCATCTCAATTTCCTTCACCTCATGCGTCGTCATGAGAATCGTCTGTCCCTCCTCAGCGAAGTCCTCCACAAGTCCTTGGATCAAGCTCTCTCGAGCGAGCACGTCGATGCCGGACAGTGGTTCATCGAGCAGCACATAGCGGGCTCTGCGGCTGAGGGCGAGCAGCAGCTTCGCCTTGGCTCGCATACCCTTGGACATCGCGCTCAGGCGCATATCCGGCTGCAGACGGAAGTAATCGAGCAGATGTGCTGCCTTGCGCGAGTCCCAGTCGGCAAACAAGTCCCTCGTGTAGTCCATCGCGTCCTGCAGCTTCATCCAGCTGTAGTACGTGTCGCTGTCGGGTAAATACGCCAGACGCGCACGCACCTCAGCGGACGGCTTGCTCCCATCTACGAGCAGCTCGCCGCTATCCAGACGCCGGAGCCCAGCGATGCACTGGAGCAGTGTCGATTTCCCAGCACCGTTCACGCCGAGCAGACCGACGATCTTCCCTTCTCCGATCGTCACGTCCACATGGTCGAGGGCGACGGTGCGGCCGTACCTCTTACAGCCTTGCTTCAACGTAATCATCTTCTACTCACTCTCCTCCCGATTGTCCTTGGCCTTGCGCATCCAGCTGCTCCAGCACGAGCTGCAGCAGCTCTGTCTTGCCGATGCCGAGCGCCTGCATCTCCGTGATGAAGCCGGCGACGATGCCGCCGATCATCTCCCGCTTCACGCTGTGCAGCACCGCTGCATCGGTCGTCAGCACGCTGCCTTGCCCACGAGCCGTATGAATGAAGCCTTCATCCTCCATTTCGCTGTACGCCCGCTGTACCGTATTCGGGTTCACACCGAGCTGCTTCGCCAGCTCCCGGCGAGACGCAATGGGTTGACCGGGGCTGTAGGTGCCGTTGATCAGCTTGCGCTTGAAGTCCGCGATAATTTGCAGGTAGATGGGCTCCCGATCATTAAATTCCAGCAAGCGGCCTCCTCCTCTCGGTCGTACTCTTTGTTCAAGCATTCGTTATTCTTTCAATCATTCTGCAGCCGTCACCATCGTGTCGGTGTATTAGTTAACTAGTACAGTATTACAATAAAAGATCCGGCAGCATTTGTCAACCTTCTGCCACCGGATATAGTTCAACTACCTGCTTCCAAGCTCCGCCTGCCCGCGCTCGAATTGGGTTCGGAACAGTCGCGCGTACAGCCCTTCCTGCGCGAGCAGCTCCTCGTGTCGTCCGATCTCGACGACACGCCCGGCCTCCAGCACGACGATACGGTCAGCTGCAAGTATCGTCGACAACCGATGGGCGATGACGAGCGTCGTCCGTCCGACCATCAGCTTGTCGAGCGCCGCTTGAACATACGCCTCGGAGGCGGAATCGAGATGCGACGTCGCTTCGTCGAGTATGAGGACGCGCGGATTTTTCAATATCGCTCTGGCAATGGACAGCCGCTGACGCTCCCCGCCAGACAGCCGGTGTCCACGCTCGCCGACGACTGTATCGTAGCCTTGGGGCAGCGCCTCGATCACATCATGAATGTACGCCTGACGACACGCCTCCTCCAGCTGTTCATGTGTGGCGTCGCGGCTTGCGAACAGCAGATTCTCGCGTACCGTATCATGGAACAGGAACGACTCCTGCGTCACGTAGGCTAGCTGGCGACGTAAGCTATGTACCGTTAGGTCTCGCAGATCGAGACCATCGAGTGTGATCGCGCCGTCCGTCGGGTCGTAGAGCCGCGCCAGCATGCCGAGCAGCGTCGACTTGCCTGCCCCGCTCGGGCCGACGATCGCGACGACCTCACCTGGCGAGGCGGTGAACGTAATGTGCTGCAGCACCTCATCCCCGCCGCTCTCGTAGGCGAACGAGACGTCCTGGAACTCGACTCGTCCTCGCGAATTGGCTAGCTCCACCGCTCCCGAACGATCAGCGATATCAGGCTCGAGGTCCGCATACTCGAACAGCCGCTGGAACACGCCGAGCACCGTGCCGAGCTCGACCCGGAGGTTCAGGAGCGTGCTGACCGGGCCGTACAGCATGCCCAGATAAGCGGCGAAGGCGACGATGCTGCCGATCGTCATCGTTCCCTCGATCACCTTCCAGCCGCCGTACAGGTAGATGAGCGCGGTGCCGAGCGGGCCGAGTACGCCGAGCGTCATGCCGAACCAGCGCCCGACGAGCGTCAGCCGCAGCTCGAGCCGCATCACCTCCTCGTTCTGCTGATGGAACATGCGCTGCTGCACCGGCTCCTGCTGGAAGATGCGCGTCAGGAGCGCACCGGAGACGCCGAATAGGTCCCCAAGTCTCGCGGACATCTCCGCGCGCACCTGCTGCGTCTCGATCCGCAACCGCTTGCGCAGCTCGGACACCTTGCGCACCGGCAGCAGGAATAGGGGCAGGATGACGGTAGCCATGACCGCGAGCTGCCAGTCGAGCGTGAACAGAATTGTCACCGTCGTCACGACGATGACCGATTGTGTGACCGTCGAGACGACGAGCGTCGAGACGATGTTCTGCACCGCTTGTACGTCACCTGTCAGCCGCTGTACGATCTCACCTGACTTCGCATCGGTGAAGAAGCTCATCGACTGCCGCTGCAGGTTCGCGAACAGCGTCTGGCGCAGATCGCGCATGACGCCTTGGGCTACCTTCGTGTTCTCATAGTTTTGCCAGACGCTGAGCAGCCCGCCGACGAGCGGCAGCAGGACTAGCGCTGCTGCCAGCACCAGCAGCTGGCTTATGTTGCGCTCTGGCAGCGCGCCGTCGATAATCTCTCGAATGACGAGCGGGGGCAACAGGCCAAGCACACCGCCAACGAGCGCCAGCAGCAGTATAGCCGCGAGCGGCGCCCGGTAGGCGCGGAACAGCCCGTACACGCGGGAGAGCGGCACATCCTTCAGCTGCGCCCGGCCCCGGCTCTGCATATTGTGGCCCATACCTCCACCGAAGCCTCTCATCGCGTGTCCCCCTCACTGCGCCCCCCGCTATGCGGACGGGCTGACGGCTTACTGTCGCTCTGCGGCGTCAGCGGGAATGCCATTCGGATGGCCGTCGTAATTTCTTTAGCCATCATCATAACTTTATATAACGAGGTGCTCTGCAGGATCGAATACTTCTGCCCTTGGTCCACGTTCACGATCGCTGCGATCGAATACGTGCCTAGTAGCGGCAGCTGCTTGCCAACCGACTTGCCCGGCGCGAGCGGTCGGTTGGACACCTGGTACCAGCCGACCGAGGACGCTTGCCCGAGACAGGCGTCGATGGCGAGCGCGACGCTGCCCGGTGGAATCTCGATCAGCCGCGCATGCATATTGCTCGCGTCGAGCGGATGCTCAAGCGTGCCGATCACCCCTGTGTAGCCTGCCTCCTGCAGCATCGTGCCGACGATTGGACCGAGCGAATCGCCGGTCGAGCGGTCAGTGCCGATGCAGATGAAGACGAGCTCCTCTGCCTTCGCGCCTTGCTTTTGCATAAGCTCCATGAACGAATGCAGCTCGTCTGCCTTTACTTTTTTGCGGAGTAACGGCCCAGCCGCGTTCGAGTCCCCCCATATCATGTATGTCTCTTCCTCTCTCTATCGTGTAGTGACAGGTTCCCTCCATATCGGATTCACTCTCGATATTGAGCATACTGGAGCATAGGTGCGGAAGGCAACCATTTGTTGCGGCGATCCCGGCCATGCTATAATTCGTTCAACGCGAACGAACAGGCAGGTGAACGTATCGTATGAACCTATTCAGCCTATTATCCCTATTGTCTCTTGCCTATTGGCTTTACGTACTGCGCGATACGCTGCAGGCGCGACGGTGGATGTACAAGCTGCCCCGCTCGACGGATCGGACCATGTTCGAGGCTCAGCCTTCGGTCCGTGACCAGACACAGCCGAGGCCATCGGCTTATCGGCCGAGGAAGGAGCCCGCTCCGACTCAGGTGAAAGCCTCCGGCTCGGAATGGCCGCTCGTCTCCATCATCGTTGCCGCCAAGGAGGAGGAGGAGTCCATCTCCGAGACGGTGAAGCATCTGCTCAACCAGACGTATCCGCGCATCGAGATTATTGCGGTGAACGACCGCTCCCAGGACAGCACGGGACGACGACTTGACGAGCTGCGCCGCTGGTCCGAGAGCCGTGACGGCCTGCGCATCCCGATACGCATTATACATATTACGACACTGCCCGGCGGCTGGCTCGGCAAAAACCACGCCCTCTACCAAGGCTACGCCGAAGCGCGAGGCAAATACCTGCTGTTCACCGACGCCGACGTGCTGTTCGCCCCGGATACCGTAGCCGACGCGGTCGCCTACATGCAGCGCGAGCACGCCGATCATGTGACGCTGGCGCCGCGCATCCGTACGCGCAGCTTCTGGCTTGCCGCGTTCGTCGAATATTTCTTCTTCACGTTCAGCTTGTACGTACGGCCGTGGTGCGCCAATGCCGACCTGCAGCACAAGCACGGCATGGGCATCGGCGCCTTCAACCTGATCTCACGGCATGCCTATGAGAAGATCGGGACCCATCGCGCGTTCCCGCTCCATCCCGACGACGACCTGCAGCTTGGCCGCATGGTCAAGCGAGCGAAGCTGAGGCAGCGACTCGCCTCCGCAGTCGAGCATCTTGAGGTCGAATGGTACACGAGCTTGGACGAGGCGATACGCGGACTAGAGAAGAATCTGTTTTCCGGCTTCGGCTACAAGCTCTGGCTCGCGGCGCTCGGCGTGCTCGGTCAGCTGCTTCTCTTCTTCGTCCCACTCGTCGCCTGGCTCTTCGCCCCCGGCTGGAGTGCCGTTGCGTTCGGCGCATCCGCACTGCTGCTCATTACGGTCTATGTCATGCTGATCCGCTCCATAGCTGGCGGTACAAGCCGCGGCGTGCTGGTGCTGCCAGCGACGGTGCTGCTGCTAACGTACGTCGTCATCCGCTCGGTAGTGCTGACGCTTCGCCAAGGCGGCATCTATTGGCGCGGCACCTTCTACTCCTTGAAGGAGCTGCGAGCGATGCGCAGGACGGACGAATAAGCGTAAGCTTCATAAAATCTTAACACGACTCGTCCATATGCTGCGTTACAATAAGACATGGATAGACGGTTCAACCGAACAATATACGATCATTAGATCCAAGAAGGAGAGATTCCCGATGAACTACTCCATGCGAGCCGTTAAGTACGCGCTTGTAAGCGCCCTGCTCACGTTCACTCTCATTGTGCTTCATCAGGCTAAACAGCTTCTGTAACTCGAGCCTCCGATAGATTATAGAATTTCACTGACAAGCGTGCCGGCAGGTGCGCTTGTTTTTTGTACACCGAACAACTGGAATGTATGCCCATTTATTGCGAGGACTTACATAGACAAGTACCCGCTCCGCGTAAGCCACATATACATGTAGCGAAAGCCACTACATCAGCGAAAAGAGGAATCATGAAATGGCAAACAACAAGCGCTCCTATGGCCACTATCCGCAGGGCTACTCCATATTCCAGCCTTGGATGACAGGCACTTATCCATATCCGTCTCCTCAAGGCTGGGGCCACTGGTATGGTCATCATGGACACCAGGGGCATCCATGGCACCATGGACACCATGGGCATCACGGACACCACGGGCACCACGGGCATCACGGGCACCACGGACACCACGGGCATCACGGGCATCACGGGCATCACGGGCATCACGGGCATCACGGGCACCACGGGCACCATGGACACCATGGACACCATGGACAGCAGGGCCGATAACAAGTCAATGAATATGCTTGCCCACATCCGGGACCGGGCTAAGCTTATCAACATGCCGCTCCAGATGGAGCGGCTTTTGTGATGATGGCCTCCTCGAGCAGCATTGACTTAACATCAGCAATGGTCACGCGATCCCGCTCTAAACAGTACAAGATCGCCATTCCATACGATCTATAATAAAAAGAGACCTCCCACAATTGCGCAGAAGATCTCTATAACGAACAGTTATCCATGTGCCATACTGAGCTGATACAGCCTTTACTATTAGTTATTCGTCACAATGTATGTAACGCTGCAAGAATTTCCGCTTCCACCGATTGTTTGAACTGCATAGCTGTCCGAGCTGCTTGAACCCGAGAAGCCATTGCTGCCTACGTACGGATCGTCAAAGTACAAGCAGATTTCACCGTTTGGCAGGCTGTAATAAATTCTGCCTTCCACACCGGTAGCGAAACCATCGGAATCAGCCTGAAAATGTACAGGCTTGCCGTTACCCGGAACATTGGTAGGAGTGGAGGCCCATTCTCCATGTGCAAGAGTCGTCTTGCTCTCTAGCTGCATTTCAATTCCTGTAGCATTGATTACCGAAATGTGTACTTCACGTGCGGACATAGATCATAACCTCCAAAGTATAAAAATATTTACTACACAGTTAATATATTACATGTAAATATTTCCTGTCAATTCATTTTTCGACATTTACAAACATTTAATTTCACAAAACAGCCCCGTCGAGTCATTTCTCGACGGGGCTGTTTTGTGGTAATCGACAATTATCGGACCTGCTTCGGCTGCTGCGTATTCGCTGCAATCGCATCTAGGCTGTGCAGCGCCGCAGTCACCTGCTCCTCTACCTGCGTCAGCTGCTGGTGGAACCGCTCGTCATCCTGGGCCACGAGCTCTCGCTGCGCGTTCGTCAGCGCGTGCTGGGCCGCCTCCATCTCAGCCATAGCTGCGCTAAGCTTGTTCGGGTTTGACTCCAGCTGCGCATGGCGAACCGCCATCTCCGCATCCTTGGCGATCTGAATCGCCTTCTCCGCATTGTCGACGACATGGCGCATCGGCATCTGGTGCTGCTTCACATCGGTCATATCGGCATCTCCTCTTCGGCTGTGATGAATCCTGCAAGCCTTAAGATGCGCGAATGACCGCCTTTATATACCAAATACTTGCGAACGTACCGCTTAACGGGCCCGCTCATAGACGACAAACTCGTAGTCGTACGGGTTGCGCTCGTCCTTCACCCCGGCCGTGCGCGACGTCACCTGCCACTCTTCAGGCGTAACCTCCGGGAAGAACGCATCGGCTTCGAAGCGGCGAGCGATCTCCGTCAGGTACAGCTTGTCCGCGGCAGGCAGCAGCAGCTTGTACACCTCCGCGCCGCCGATGACGAACAGCTCCTCACCGGACCTGTCGCCATTCTGACCGTACAGGCTCACGATGTCGTCCACAGAGCTAACCACCTCACAGCCTTCAGCCGCATACTGCTCATCGCGCGTCAGCACGATGTTGCGCCGTCCCGGCAATGGCTTGCAGCCGATCGACTCGAACGTCTTACGTCCCATCAAGACCGGCGCCCCCATCGTCGTCCTCTTGAAATATTGCAGGTCCGCCGGCAGATGCCACGGCATCTTGTTGTGATGTCCGATTCCTCCACCTTGATCCATCGCCGCTATTAATGAAATCGTCATACTAGTCCCTCTCCTATCGTATGAACTACACGGCCACTGGAGCCTTGATCGCTGGATGCGAATCATAGCCCTCAAGGCTCATATCCTCCAGCGCACAATCGAAGATCGAGCCCATGCTCTCGCTCAGCTTCAGCGTCGGCAGCGCTCTTGGCTCGCGGGCGAGCTGCGTCTCGATCTGCTCCAGATGGTTCAAGTAAATATGCGCGTCGCCAATCGTATGGATGAACTCCCCGACCTCGAGACCGCACTCCTTCGCGACCAGATGCGTCAGCAGCGCGTAGCTCGCGATATTGAACGGAATGCCCAGGAAGATGTCGCCGCTGCGCTGGTACAGCTGGCACGATAGCTTGCCGTCCGCCACATAGAACTGGAACAGCGTATGACACGGCGGCAGCGCCATCGTCGGCACGTCCTCTGGATTCCACGCCGATACGATCAACCGACGCGAGTTCGGATTACGCTTGATCGTCTCTACGACAT
Above is a genomic segment from Paenibacillus sp. YYML68 containing:
- a CDS encoding ABC transporter ATP-binding protein, whose product is MRGFGGGMGHNMQSRGRAQLKDVPLSRVYGLFRAYRAPLAAILLLALVGGVLGLLPPLVIREIIDGALPERNISQLLVLAAALVLLPLVGGLLSVWQNYENTKVAQGVMRDLRQTLFANLQRQSMSFFTDAKSGEIVQRLTGDVQAVQNIVSTLVVSTVTQSVIVVTTVTILFTLDWQLAVMATVILPLFLLPVRKVSELRKRLRIETQQVRAEMSARLGDLFGVSGALLTRIFQQEPVQQRMFHQQNEEVMRLELRLTLVGRWFGMTLGVLGPLGTALIYLYGGWKVIEGTMTIGSIVAFAAYLGMLYGPVSTLLNLRVELGTVLGVFQRLFEYADLEPDIADRSGAVELANSRGRVEFQDVSFAYESGGDEVLQHITFTASPGEVVAIVGPSGAGKSTLLGMLARLYDPTDGAITLDGLDLRDLTVHSLRRQLAYVTQESFLFHDTVRENLLFASRDATHEQLEEACRQAYIHDVIEALPQGYDTVVGERGHRLSGGERQRLSIARAILKNPRVLILDEATSHLDSASEAYVQAALDKLMVGRTTLVIAHRLSTILAADRIVVLEAGRVVEIGRHEELLAQEGLYARLFRTQFERGQAELGSR
- the yyaC gene encoding spore protease YyaC, with the protein product MIWGDSNAAGPLLRKKVKADELHSFMELMQKQGAKAEELVFICIGTDRSTGDSLGPIVGTMLQEAGYTGVIGTLEHPLDASNMHARLIEIPPGSVALAIDACLGQASSVGWYQVSNRPLAPGKSVGKQLPLLGTYSIAAIVNVDQGQKYSILQSTSLYKVMMMAKEITTAIRMAFPLTPQSDSKPSARPHSGGRSEGDTR
- a CDS encoding dihydrofolate reductase, which gives rise to MTISLIAAMDQGGGIGHHNKMPWHLPADLQYFKRTTMGAPVLMGRKTFESIGCKPLPGRRNIVLTRDEQYAAEGCEVVSSVDDIVSLYGQNGDRSGEELFVIGGAEVYKLLLPAADKLYLTEIARRFEADAFFPEVTPEEWQVTSRTAGVKDERNPYDYEFVVYERAR
- a CDS encoding S-layer homology domain-containing protein, with amino-acid sequence MNTRRLSIKQFLVAAALLILTTGLAGSTIAVKADPTLQHVSNELKMEFTVLEPVPDPVPVPVDTGSSEPTTEQITVVVDSGDSRGGTVSTATIERTTKTNGSKQDKVTFTPDKAQETLDRAVVSGQKTSRIVIPDTKDEVAEVNVSIPRDTLSKLSGGSMSLEIYTDNARIVLPSNSLNGLDKDVFFRVVPIKDQPQRLQVEQRAKQEQVVRDALGDGTVQVVGRPATIETNISSRPVDIVLPLRDVTLPTDAQERQSFLADLVIFIEHSDGDRVLVKPEPIAFKDEQLGLKFTVTKFSTFTILNMENWEEYFNAQQGAREGKHQPYMLGYPDQTFRPDRGISRAEMAAILNRLGARSAAGASNVELVPAAYTDLEPQHWAHTAIDETTKNGLMSGYPDGSFAPEKPVTRAELAAVVSRWKGYSTEGDVSSKLTDLAGHWALRHIAQAEQDGLVQGFPDGTFQPDKPLSRAEAVTTLNRLLKRGPLTGYTLIPWSDVSRGHWAADDIMEASVPHSFTKDASGKEKMVEPQ
- a CDS encoding glycosyltransferase family 2 protein; this encodes MNLFSLLSLLSLAYWLYVLRDTLQARRWMYKLPRSTDRTMFEAQPSVRDQTQPRPSAYRPRKEPAPTQVKASGSEWPLVSIIVAAKEEEESISETVKHLLNQTYPRIEIIAVNDRSQDSTGRRLDELRRWSESRDGLRIPIRIIHITTLPGGWLGKNHALYQGYAEARGKYLLFTDADVLFAPDTVADAVAYMQREHADHVTLAPRIRTRSFWLAAFVEYFFFTFSLYVRPWCANADLQHKHGMGIGAFNLISRHAYEKIGTHRAFPLHPDDDLQLGRMVKRAKLRQRLASAVEHLEVEWYTSLDEAIRGLEKNLFSGFGYKLWLAALGVLGQLLLFFVPLVAWLFAPGWSAVAFGASALLLITVYVMLIRSIAGGTSRGVLVLPATVLLLTYVVIRSVVLTLRQGGIYWRGTFYSLKELRAMRRTDE
- a CDS encoding GntR family transcriptional regulator; translation: MLEFNDREPIYLQIIADFKRKLINGTYSPGQPIASRRELAKQLGVNPNTVQRAYSEMEDEGFIHTARGQGSVLTTDAAVLHSVKREMIGGIVAGFITEMQALGIGKTELLQLVLEQLDAQGQGQSGGE
- a CDS encoding aegerolysin family protein is translated as MSAREVHISVINATGIEMQLESKTTLAHGEWASTPTNVPGNGKPVHFQADSDGFATGVEGRIYYSLPNGEICLYFDDPYVGSNGFSGSSSSDSYAVQTIGGSGNSCSVTYIVTNN
- a CDS encoding ABC transporter ATP-binding protein, whose product is MITLKQGCKRYGRTVALDHVDVTIGEGKIVGLLGVNGAGKSTLLQCIAGLRRLDSGELLVDGSKPSAEVRARLAYLPDSDTYYSWMKLQDAMDYTRDLFADWDSRKAAHLLDYFRLQPDMRLSAMSKGMRAKAKLLLALSRRARYVLLDEPLSGIDVLARESLIQGLVEDFAEEGQTILMTTHEVKEIEMILDEVLFLRNGRIVLEGSLEQLKLSRKQSLVEMMKELYADEYV